From one Streptomyces sp. R41 genomic stretch:
- a CDS encoding winged helix-turn-helix domain-containing protein, which yields MTSLPRPTAELSTDEARRIALRAQGFLGAPDRRAGVRGVLRHLGAVQLDTISVLARSHELIPYARLGAVGRKTVDNAYWTPGSHGAPHAFEYWSHAACILPVEEWPHFAFRRRAYRARPHWNHALPDGTYDQVIKQLRAEGPLTATELGGAKKTSEWWDWSGTKVAVERALMYGEVVCTERRGWKRVYDLAERAIPDPLLHDELDDAECLRRLVRLAGQSLGVGTRADIADYHRLKGEQVDAVIADSGLVPVTVEGWGKSAWADPAALETAPRGRHRTTLLSPFDSLIWERARTERIFGFTHRLEAYTPKPKRIYGYFAMPVLAGGHLVGRVDPAREGRTLVAKQVTLDGARAVPAVAQALVEAASWVDCTDVRVERVDAPELREPLTRELSRALA from the coding sequence ATGACGAGTCTCCCGCGTCCCACCGCCGAACTCTCCACCGACGAAGCCCGCCGCATCGCTCTCCGGGCCCAGGGCTTCCTGGGCGCCCCGGACCGCAGGGCGGGCGTCCGCGGAGTCCTGCGACACCTGGGCGCGGTCCAACTCGACACCATCTCCGTCCTCGCCCGCTCCCACGAACTCATCCCGTACGCCCGCCTGGGCGCGGTGGGCCGCAAAACGGTCGACAACGCCTACTGGACGCCGGGCTCGCACGGCGCACCGCACGCCTTCGAGTACTGGTCCCACGCCGCCTGCATCCTCCCCGTCGAGGAGTGGCCCCACTTCGCCTTCCGCCGCCGCGCCTACAGAGCCCGCCCGCACTGGAACCACGCGTTGCCGGACGGCACCTACGACCAGGTCATCAAACAGCTCCGCGCCGAAGGCCCCCTCACAGCCACGGAGTTGGGCGGCGCGAAGAAGACCAGCGAGTGGTGGGACTGGTCGGGCACCAAGGTCGCCGTCGAGCGCGCCCTGATGTACGGCGAGGTGGTGTGCACGGAACGCCGCGGCTGGAAGCGGGTGTACGACCTCGCCGAGCGCGCCATCCCCGACCCGCTGCTCCACGACGAGCTGGACGACGCGGAGTGCCTGCGCCGCCTCGTCCGCCTCGCGGGCCAGTCCCTCGGTGTCGGCACGCGCGCGGACATCGCCGACTACCACCGCCTCAAGGGCGAGCAGGTCGACGCGGTGATCGCGGACTCGGGCCTGGTCCCGGTGACGGTGGAGGGCTGGGGAAAGTCGGCGTGGGCCGACCCGGCGGCCCTGGAGACGGCCCCGCGCGGCCGCCACCGTACGACCCTGCTGTCACCGTTCGACTCACTCATCTGGGAACGGGCCCGCACGGAGCGGATCTTCGGCTTCACCCACCGCCTGGAGGCGTACACGCCCAAGCCGAAGCGGATCTACGGCTACTTCGCGATGCCGGTCCTGGCCGGCGGCCACCTCGTCGGCCGCGTGGACCCCGCCCGCGAGGGCCGCACCCTGGTCGCCAAGCAGGTCACCCTGGACGGTGCCAGGGCCGTCCCGGCCGTGGCCCAGGCCCTGGTCGAGGCAGCGAGCTGGGTGGACTGCACGGACGTACGGGTGGAGCGGGTGGACGCGCCCGAACTGCGCGAGCCGCTCACCAGAGAGCTCTCCCGCGCCCTCGCGTAG
- a CDS encoding response regulator, whose translation MADSFGPMRDEDADDGVVGMGPDAGSPRKEPIRVLVVDDHALFRRGLEIVLAAEEDIQVVGEAGDGAEAVDKAADLLPDIVLMDVRMPKRGGIEACTSIKEVAPSAKIIMLTISDEEADLYDAIKAGATGYLLKEISTDEVATAIRAVADGQSQISPSMASKLLTEFKSMIQRTDERRLVPAPRLTDRELEVLKLVATGMNNRDIAKELFISENTVKNHVRNILEKLQLHSRMEAVVYAMREKILEIR comes from the coding sequence ATGGCGGACAGCTTCGGACCGATGCGTGACGAGGATGCCGACGACGGCGTCGTCGGCATGGGCCCGGACGCGGGCTCTCCACGCAAAGAGCCCATCAGGGTCCTTGTCGTGGACGACCACGCCCTCTTCCGCCGCGGTCTGGAGATCGTGCTCGCGGCCGAGGAGGACATCCAGGTCGTCGGCGAGGCGGGCGACGGGGCGGAGGCGGTCGACAAGGCCGCCGATCTGCTGCCCGACATCGTGCTGATGGACGTACGCATGCCGAAGCGGGGCGGCATCGAGGCGTGCACCTCCATCAAGGAGGTGGCCCCCAGCGCGAAGATCATCATGCTGACGATCAGTGACGAGGAGGCCGACCTCTACGACGCGATCAAGGCGGGCGCGACGGGTTATCTCCTCAAGGAGATCTCCACGGACGAGGTGGCCACGGCCATTCGCGCGGTGGCCGACGGGCAGTCGCAGATCAGTCCCTCGATGGCGTCGAAACTCCTCACCGAGTTCAAGTCGATGATCCAGCGGACGGACGAGCGCCGGCTGGTGCCCGCACCGCGGCTCACCGATCGCGAGCTGGAGGTCCTCAAGCTCGTCGCCACGGGGATGAACAACCGGGATATCGCCAAGGAGTTGTTCATCTCCGAGAACACGGTGAAGAACCATGTGCGCAACATCCTGGAGAAGCTGCAGCTGCACTCCAGGATGGAGGCCGTGGTGTACGCGATGCGGGAGAAGATCCTCGAGATCCGCTAG
- the raiA gene encoding ribosome-associated translation inhibitor RaiA: protein MERGYPGTEFCVDIVVKGRKTEVPERFRKHVAEKLKLEKIQKLDGKVISLDVEVSKEPNPRQADRCDRVEITLRSRGPVIRAEAAASDPYAALDLAADKLEARLRKQHDKRYTRRGNGRISAAEVADHVPGAATLNGNGSVVHDEEPDSVPTKKIGSLEVMGEGPLVVREKTHVAAPMTLDQALYEMELVGHDFYLFVDSETKEPSVVYRRHAYDYGVIHLSTDPMVAQAAADAPGGALGG from the coding sequence GTGGAGCGGGGCTATCCGGGAACGGAGTTCTGCGTGGACATCGTCGTCAAGGGCCGCAAGACCGAGGTGCCCGAGCGGTTCCGCAAGCACGTGGCCGAGAAGCTGAAGCTGGAGAAGATCCAGAAGCTCGATGGCAAGGTGATCAGCCTCGACGTCGAGGTGTCCAAGGAGCCCAACCCCCGACAGGCCGACCGTTGCGACCGAGTGGAGATCACGCTCCGCTCCCGCGGTCCGGTGATCCGGGCGGAGGCAGCGGCAAGCGATCCGTATGCAGCACTCGACCTGGCCGCGGACAAACTCGAAGCCCGGCTGCGGAAGCAGCACGACAAGCGCTATACCCGCCGTGGCAACGGCAGGATCTCGGCCGCCGAGGTAGCCGACCACGTCCCGGGTGCCGCGACGCTGAACGGCAACGGCAGCGTCGTCCACGACGAGGAACCCGACAGCGTGCCGACCAAGAAGATCGGCTCCCTCGAGGTCATGGGTGAAGGGCCCCTCGTCGTCCGCGAGAAGACCCACGTGGCCGCACCGATGACGCTCGACCAGGCGCTCTACGAGATGGAGCTGGTCGGGCACGACTTCTATCTGTTCGTCGACTCCGAGACGAAGGAACCGAGTGTCGTCTACCGGCGGCACGCGTACGACTACGGCGTCATCCACCTCAGCACGGACCCGATGGTCGCCCAGGCCGCAGCGGATGCGCCGGGCGGTGCGCTCGGCGGCTGA
- a CDS encoding ComF family protein, translating to MRGWWQDLTDLVLPAECGGCGRPRTVLCPECRVALSGAVPSRVRPVPEPVGLPVVYAAAPYEDEVRAALLAHKERGALALAAPLGVALAGSVRAGLGHVRRPGPGGRPIAPEGRLRLGKGQLQDEGGRPGFGDGQPMSSRSGRAWQEAAAGVVRRPVLLVPVPSSRRAVRARGHDPARRIALAAAGELRRTGLPARVLSVLVQRRAVADQSGLNSRQRLDNLAGALEVAAGGARLLADGGRIVLVDDLMTTGASLTEAARAVRAAEAMAEGADLTEVTRRMVGTGEVGDTGRETICAAVVAAAPDSFEINRN from the coding sequence ATGCGGGGGTGGTGGCAGGACCTCACCGATCTGGTGCTGCCGGCCGAGTGCGGAGGCTGCGGGAGGCCTCGCACGGTGCTCTGCCCTGAGTGCCGTGTCGCCCTGAGTGGGGCCGTACCGAGTCGGGTGCGACCGGTGCCGGAGCCGGTTGGGCTGCCGGTGGTGTATGCGGCGGCTCCCTACGAGGACGAGGTACGGGCGGCGCTCCTCGCCCACAAGGAACGGGGCGCGCTGGCGCTCGCGGCGCCTCTCGGCGTGGCTCTGGCGGGGTCTGTGCGGGCGGGGCTGGGGCACGTACGACGTCCTGGTCCGGGCGGGCGGCCGATCGCTCCGGAGGGGCGGCTGAGGCTCGGCAAGGGGCAACTGCAGGATGAGGGCGGCCGGCCGGGGTTCGGCGATGGGCAGCCGATGTCGTCGCGGAGCGGACGGGCGTGGCAGGAAGCTGCCGCCGGAGTCGTCCGAAGGCCCGTGCTGCTGGTTCCCGTGCCGTCGTCGCGGCGGGCGGTGCGGGCGCGAGGGCATGATCCGGCGCGGCGGATCGCGCTCGCGGCCGCGGGTGAGCTGCGGCGTACGGGGTTGCCGGCCCGGGTGCTGAGCGTGCTGGTGCAGCGGCGTGCCGTGGCCGACCAGTCGGGGCTCAACTCCCGGCAGCGGCTGGACAATCTCGCGGGTGCCCTGGAGGTGGCCGCCGGGGGTGCCCGGCTGCTGGCGGACGGTGGCCGGATCGTGCTCGTGGACGACCTGATGACGACGGGCGCCTCGTTGACGGAGGCGGCGCGGGCCGTACGGGCCGCGGAGGCAATGGCGGAGGGGGCGGACCTGACAGAAGTGACGCGGCGAATGGTCGGTACGGGTGAAGTCGGCGACACTGGCCGCGAAACGATCTGCGCGGCTGTGGTCGCAGCTGCACCAGACTCTTTCGAAATAAACCGGAACTGA
- a CDS encoding LpqB family beta-propeller domain-containing protein translates to MGADRERRGGRGRPVRVGVYVGCGALLLVGCASMPDSGGLSGVESTPRQDAQVRVFAKPPRENATPAEIVQGFLEALTSDDPDYHTARQYLTASASKTWDPNRSTTVLAEGPNAESVSSGTRAGTDDFLYRLSGSKVAMVDTQHAYAPGSGSYSRTVHLTRQKNTKEWRIDGLPQGVVMGRSDFQRNYKSVNKYYFASNVSSGTGGQLETVADPVYVRKQVDPMTQMVRVLLKGPTRWLDRAVGSSFPSGTELKKGVKSLSPDDRNRVTVPLNQKADHVGQGQCSKMAAQLLFTFKDLTPTGVDEVELQKSDGSQLCVLTEDQAEGIASNGTGRHADYQYFIDSKQRLVRMPSSGSDKKPEPVPGALGEGDKKLRAAAVSRDESSAAGVSTDGSSLYVGSLVSGGSLGEAVLHSQGRTAADRLTTPSWDGQGDLWVADRDPKNPRLLLLQKGAGDPLVVQTPNLNGRIEAVRVAADGVRIALIVEKDGKSSLQIGRIERETKSGEPPAVSIFDPRSVAPQLEEVTAMSWAGDSRLVVVGSERGGVQQMRYVQVDGSTPVGTAPSALTGVKEIAASEDERLPLVAHSHEDGIVRLSSGEQWQKVVKDGTAPVYPG, encoded by the coding sequence GTGGGCGCTGACCGCGAGAGGCGCGGCGGCCGTGGGCGTCCGGTGCGTGTGGGGGTGTACGTCGGCTGCGGTGCGCTCCTGCTGGTGGGGTGTGCCTCGATGCCCGACAGCGGGGGGCTGAGCGGGGTCGAGTCGACGCCGAGGCAGGACGCGCAGGTCCGGGTGTTCGCGAAGCCACCGCGTGAGAACGCCACGCCCGCGGAGATCGTGCAGGGTTTCCTGGAAGCGCTGACCAGCGATGACCCCGACTACCACACGGCGCGCCAGTATCTGACGGCGAGCGCCTCGAAGACGTGGGATCCGAACCGGTCCACGACTGTGCTCGCGGAGGGACCGAACGCCGAGTCGGTGTCCTCGGGGACCAGGGCGGGCACCGACGACTTCCTGTACCGGTTGAGCGGCAGCAAGGTCGCCATGGTCGACACTCAGCACGCGTACGCGCCGGGCTCCGGCTCGTACAGCAGGACGGTGCATCTCACGCGGCAGAAGAACACCAAGGAGTGGCGCATCGATGGGCTGCCCCAGGGTGTCGTGATGGGCAGGTCCGACTTCCAGCGCAACTACAAGTCGGTCAACAAGTACTACTTCGCTTCGAACGTGTCCTCCGGGACGGGCGGACAGCTGGAGACCGTCGCCGATCCGGTCTACGTGCGCAAACAGGTGGACCCGATGACACAGATGGTCCGCGTGCTCCTCAAGGGCCCCACGCGCTGGCTGGACCGGGCGGTCGGGTCGAGCTTCCCTTCGGGTACGGAGCTGAAGAAGGGCGTCAAGTCGCTGTCGCCCGACGACCGCAACAGGGTCACTGTGCCGCTGAACCAGAAGGCCGACCACGTCGGACAGGGGCAGTGCTCCAAGATGGCGGCCCAACTCCTCTTCACGTTCAAGGATCTGACGCCCACCGGGGTGGACGAGGTGGAGTTGCAGAAGTCGGACGGTTCGCAGCTGTGCGTGCTCACCGAGGACCAGGCCGAGGGCATCGCCTCGAACGGGACCGGGCGTCATGCCGACTACCAGTACTTCATCGACAGCAAGCAGCGGCTCGTGCGGATGCCCAGCAGCGGAAGCGACAAGAAGCCCGAGCCGGTGCCCGGTGCGCTGGGCGAGGGCGACAAGAAGCTGCGGGCGGCCGCGGTGTCGCGGGACGAGAGCAGCGCGGCCGGGGTGTCCACCGACGGCAGTTCGCTGTACGTGGGGTCGCTGGTGTCGGGCGGTTCGCTCGGCGAAGCGGTGCTGCACAGCCAGGGCAGGACGGCGGCCGACCGGCTGACGACGCCCAGCTGGGACGGGCAGGGCGACCTGTGGGTGGCCGATCGCGACCCGAAGAACCCCCGGCTGCTTCTGCTGCAGAAGGGCGCGGGCGATCCGCTGGTGGTTCAGACGCCGAACCTCAACGGGCGCATCGAGGCCGTGCGGGTGGCCGCCGACGGTGTGCGGATCGCGCTGATCGTCGAGAAGGACGGCAAGAGCTCGCTGCAGATCGGGCGCATCGAGCGCGAGACCAAGTCCGGTGAGCCGCCTGCCGTCTCAATCTTCGATCCGCGCTCCGTGGCACCCCAGCTGGAGGAGGTCACGGCCATGTCGTGGGCCGGGGACAGCCGGCTCGTGGTGGTCGGAAGCGAACGGGGCGGCGTCCAGCAGATGCGGTACGTCCAGGTCGACGGGTCCACTCCGGTGGGCACCGCGCCCTCGGCCCTGACGGGCGTGAAGGAGATCGCAGCGTCCGAGGACGAGCGGCTGCCGCTGGTGGCGCACTCGCATGAGGACGGGATAGTGCGGCTGTCGTCCGGAGAGCAGTGGCAGAAGGTGGTCAAGGACGGGACCGCGCCGGTCTATCCCGGATAG
- the mtrB gene encoding MtrAB system histidine kinase MtrB, whose product MSRDSAASAPGEPGVRSGRPVGRKMTGSRWGRFMEGGLLQGGVQGSPVLRLFMRWVRRPLLPVMRLWRRNIQLKIVVTTLLMSLGVVLLLGFVVIGQVRNGLLDAKVKASQSQAVGGFAVAGQKADSAASASGADDNAGSDGNPVQNVSGWMSDLVESLSSGGQGAFDVVTLSTTAADNENRGLGQRASGFVEPTLSVPEDLRKRVDAGTGVAQSYTRIIYTDDRETQPALIIGKQVNDPNGDPYQLYYLFPLTQEEKSLSLVKGTLATAGLFVVVLLGAIAWLVVRQVVTPVRMAAGIAERLSAGRLQERMKVTGEDDIARLGEAFNKMAQNLQLKIQQLEDLSRMQRRFVSDVSHELRTPLTTVRMAADVIHDARVDFDPVTARSAELLADQLDRFESLLADLLEISRFDAGAAALEAEPIDLREVVRKVVSGAEPLAERKGTHIRVVGDQQPVVAEADARRVERVLRNLVVNAVEHGEGKDVVVKLAAAGGAVAVAVRDYGVGLKPGEATRVFSRFWRADPARARTTGGTGLGLSIALEDARLHGGWLQAWGEPGGGSQFRLTLPRTADEPLRGSPIPLEPKDSRRNRGLNDAGLPLGGSGKLATVPVQQPGRNVPPMPPRAPIVPRMAGVSPTADPTALPGNGARVVPRPTGAARRPDDTPAAGGELTVEERGPDGGKPEELGQGEAFRGR is encoded by the coding sequence ATGTCCCGGGACAGTGCCGCTTCGGCGCCCGGTGAGCCGGGGGTCCGTTCGGGGCGGCCTGTCGGCCGGAAGATGACGGGCTCCCGCTGGGGACGGTTCATGGAGGGCGGGCTGCTGCAGGGCGGAGTCCAGGGCAGCCCGGTCCTTCGGCTGTTCATGCGCTGGGTGCGTCGTCCGCTGCTGCCCGTGATGCGGCTGTGGCGGCGCAACATCCAGCTCAAGATCGTCGTCACGACACTGCTGATGTCGCTCGGAGTCGTGCTGCTGCTCGGCTTCGTGGTGATCGGGCAGGTGCGCAACGGGCTGCTGGACGCCAAGGTGAAGGCGTCGCAGAGCCAGGCCGTGGGCGGGTTCGCGGTCGCCGGACAGAAGGCCGACAGCGCGGCGAGCGCGAGCGGCGCCGACGACAACGCGGGCTCCGACGGCAACCCCGTGCAAAACGTCAGCGGATGGATGAGCGACCTCGTGGAGTCGCTCTCCAGCGGTGGCCAGGGCGCCTTCGACGTCGTGACCCTCAGCACCACGGCCGCGGACAACGAGAACAGGGGGCTCGGACAGCGCGCCTCAGGGTTCGTCGAGCCGACCCTCAGCGTGCCGGAGGACCTGCGCAAGCGCGTCGACGCCGGCACCGGCGTGGCCCAGAGCTACACGCGCATCATCTACACCGACGATCGGGAGACCCAGCCGGCGCTGATCATCGGCAAGCAGGTAAACGACCCGAACGGAGACCCGTATCAGCTCTACTACCTCTTCCCGCTGACGCAGGAGGAGAAGTCGCTGAGCCTGGTCAAGGGGACGCTGGCCACCGCCGGACTGTTCGTCGTGGTGCTGCTCGGGGCCATCGCGTGGCTCGTGGTGCGCCAGGTCGTCACGCCGGTGCGGATGGCGGCCGGCATCGCCGAACGGCTGTCCGCCGGGCGCCTCCAGGAACGTATGAAGGTCACCGGCGAGGACGACATCGCGCGGCTCGGCGAGGCCTTCAACAAGATGGCGCAGAACCTGCAGCTGAAGATCCAGCAGCTGGAGGACCTGTCGCGGATGCAGCGACGGTTCGTGTCCGACGTGTCGCACGAGCTGCGTACGCCGCTGACGACCGTCCGGATGGCGGCGGACGTCATCCATGACGCGCGCGTGGACTTCGATCCGGTGACCGCGCGGTCGGCCGAGCTGCTCGCCGACCAGCTGGACCGGTTCGAGTCGTTGCTCGCGGACCTGCTGGAGATCAGCCGGTTCGACGCGGGCGCGGCGGCCCTGGAGGCCGAGCCGATAGACCTGCGCGAGGTCGTGCGGAAGGTCGTCAGCGGGGCCGAGCCGCTCGCCGAGCGCAAGGGCACGCACATACGTGTCGTCGGCGACCAGCAGCCGGTGGTCGCCGAGGCGGATGCCCGGCGCGTGGAGCGGGTGCTGCGCAATCTCGTCGTCAACGCCGTGGAGCACGGCGAGGGCAAGGACGTGGTGGTCAAGCTCGCCGCGGCGGGCGGCGCGGTCGCGGTCGCGGTGCGCGACTACGGCGTGGGGCTCAAGCCCGGCGAGGCGACCCGGGTGTTCAGCCGCTTCTGGCGGGCCGATCCGGCACGCGCGCGTACCACCGGTGGCACGGGGCTCGGGCTGTCCATCGCGCTGGAGGACGCGCGGCTGCACGGCGGCTGGCTGCAGGCGTGGGGTGAGCCGGGCGGCGGTTCGCAGTTCCGGCTGACGTTGCCGCGGACGGCGGACGAACCGCTGCGGGGGTCGCCGATACCGCTGGAGCCCAAGGACTCCCGGCGAAATCGTGGACTTAATGACGCCGGTCTGCCGCTCGGCGGCAGCGGCAAGCTCGCCACGGTGCCGGTGCAGCAGCCAGGCCGGAATGTGCCTCCTATGCCGCCGCGGGCACCCATCGTGCCGCGAATGGCCGGGGTGTCGCCCACGGCCGACCCGACGGCGCTGCCGGGCAACGGCGCGCGTGTGGTGCCGCGGCCCACCGGGGCAGCGCGACGGCCGGACGACACACCTGCCGCGGGCGGGGAGCTGACGGTGGAGGAACGCGGGCCTGACGGCGGCAAGCCGGAGGAGCTCGGACAAGGGGAGGCATTTCGTGGGCGCTGA
- the mtrA gene encoding two-component system response regulator MtrA, with the protein MMSFMKGRVLVVDDDTALAEMLGIVLRGEGFEPSFVADGDKALAAFRETKPDLVLLDLMLPGRDGIEVCRLIRAESGVPIVMLTAKSDTVDVVVGLESGADDYIVKPFKPKELVARIRARLRRSEEPAPEQLAIGDLVIDVAGHSVKRDGQSIALTPLEFDLLVALARKPWQVFTREVLLEQVWGYRHAADTRLVNVHVQRLRSKVEKDPERPEIVVTVRGVGYKAGPS; encoded by the coding sequence ATGATGTCGTTTATGAAGGGACGAGTCCTTGTCGTCGATGACGACACCGCACTGGCCGAGATGCTCGGCATTGTGTTGCGTGGTGAAGGTTTTGAGCCGTCTTTCGTAGCCGACGGCGACAAGGCGCTGGCCGCTTTCCGTGAGACCAAGCCTGATCTGGTGCTCCTGGACCTGATGCTTCCCGGCCGGGACGGCATCGAGGTGTGCCGCCTGATCAGGGCGGAGTCCGGGGTGCCGATCGTGATGCTCACGGCGAAGAGCGACACCGTCGATGTCGTGGTGGGCCTCGAGTCGGGTGCCGACGACTACATCGTGAAGCCGTTCAAGCCAAAGGAGCTGGTGGCGCGGATCAGGGCGCGGCTGCGCCGTTCGGAGGAGCCGGCGCCCGAGCAGCTGGCCATCGGCGATCTCGTCATCGACGTGGCCGGTCACTCTGTGAAGCGGGACGGGCAGTCGATCGCGCTGACGCCGCTGGAGTTCGACCTGCTGGTGGCGCTGGCCCGCAAGCCGTGGCAGGTGTTCACGCGTGAGGTTCTGCTGGAGCAGGTGTGGGGCTACCGCCACGCGGCGGACACCCGCCTGGTCAACGTCCATGTCCAGCGGCTGCGCTCGAAGGTCGAGAAGGACCCTGAGCGGCCGGAGATCGTGGTGACCGTCCGTGGTGTCGGTTACAAGGCCGGACCGAGCTGA
- the mtnA gene encoding S-methyl-5-thioribose-1-phosphate isomerase, whose product MADQYAQSRQDSGSTEIPVIRWDEPPEGPVLVLLDQTRLPAEEVELVCTDAPALVEAIRTLAVRGAPLLGIAGAYGVALAAVRGFDVDDAARALAGARPTAVNLAVGVRRAQAAYRAALSGGGGQEQAAGAALDAARALHREDAEASARMAVDGLALLNELLPGGGLRILTHCNTGSLVSGGEGTAFAVALAAHRAGQLRRLWVDETRPLLQGARLTAYEAARNGMAYTLLTDNAAGSLFAAGEVDAVLIGADRIAADGSVANKVGSYPLAVLARYHHVPFIVVAPVTTVDPDTPDGASIEVEQRAGHEVTELTAPQVPVAGAEAGGGIPVAPLGTQAYNPAFDVTPPELVTAIVTEVGAVSPVTAEALAELCDRSRQVTI is encoded by the coding sequence ATGGCTGATCAGTACGCGCAATCCCGCCAGGACAGCGGGTCGACAGAGATACCGGTGATCCGCTGGGACGAGCCACCCGAAGGCCCCGTACTGGTCCTTCTCGACCAGACGAGACTGCCGGCCGAGGAAGTCGAGCTGGTGTGCACCGACGCTCCCGCGCTGGTGGAGGCGATCCGCACGCTCGCCGTGCGCGGGGCGCCACTGCTCGGCATCGCGGGGGCGTACGGCGTCGCGCTCGCCGCCGTACGCGGCTTCGATGTGGACGACGCCGCCCGGGCGCTGGCCGGTGCCCGGCCCACCGCGGTGAACCTCGCTGTGGGCGTGCGCAGGGCGCAGGCGGCGTACCGTGCCGCGCTCTCCGGCGGTGGTGGTCAGGAGCAGGCCGCCGGGGCGGCGCTCGACGCGGCGCGGGCGTTGCACCGGGAGGACGCCGAGGCCAGCGCTCGGATGGCCGTGGACGGCCTGGCGCTGCTCAACGAGCTGCTGCCGGGCGGCGGGCTCCGGATCCTGACCCACTGCAACACCGGGTCACTGGTGTCCGGTGGGGAGGGCACGGCATTCGCCGTCGCTCTCGCGGCGCACCGAGCGGGGCAGCTGCGAAGGCTTTGGGTGGACGAAACACGGCCGTTGCTGCAAGGTGCTCGCCTGACGGCGTACGAAGCGGCGCGCAACGGAATGGCGTACACCTTGCTCACGGACAACGCGGCGGGCTCGCTGTTCGCGGCGGGGGAGGTGGACGCGGTGCTGATCGGGGCCGATCGGATCGCGGCCGACGGTTCGGTGGCGAACAAGGTGGGGAGCTATCCGCTCGCGGTGCTGGCCAGGTATCACCACGTGCCGTTCATCGTGGTGGCGCCGGTAACGACGGTGGATCCGGACACCCCGGACGGAGCGTCCATCGAGGTCGAGCAGCGTGCAGGTCATGAAGTGACCGAGCTCACAGCACCCCAGGTGCCGGTGGCGGGAGCGGAAGCGGGAGGCGGGATACCGGTGGCACCTCTGGGGACCCAGGCGTACAACCCGGCGTTCGACGTGACGCCACCCGAGTTGGTGACGGCGATCGTCACCGAAGTGGGCGCCGTTTCGCCCGTGACGGCTGAGGCGCTCGCCGAGCTGTGTGACAGGTCACGCCAGGTAACGATTTAG
- a CDS encoding glycerophosphoryl diester phosphodiesterase membrane domain-containing protein, which yields MKDTPGWASPGSAPSDGQEPDSSGAAQPTEQPSDQGGTDQPEPPSKWSKEQPPPGQWSAPSPQAPGQTPPPPPPGPGWGGQRPGVPSGGGGQGGGHGGWGGPGRGYGGPGGPAGWGGNWGGPPPAAKPGVIPLRPLGVGEILDGAVSTMRTYWRTVLGISLTVAVVTEIAVILLQGFVLNDSASTDALNDPSATVGELSRALGDTMLSSGVVLLITLLGTIVATALLTSVTSRAVLGKSVTTAEAWRDARPQLPKLFGLTFLLPLIAVGVIAIGTLPGVLAALAGAGDAGVTLAVLGGLAAGVVALWLMIRFSLASPALMLEKQSIWKSMSRSAKLVRGSWWRVFGIQLLATIIANIVASIVVIPFAFLAAALSGDGVTGFLNSGSGNLGWTFLIVSGVGSVIGSMLTFPITAGVTVLLYIDQRIRREALDLDLARAAGVQDYGPDAPGTTPGS from the coding sequence ATGAAAGACACTCCGGGCTGGGCCTCGCCCGGATCTGCCCCCTCCGACGGGCAGGAGCCGGACTCCTCCGGCGCCGCGCAGCCCACGGAGCAGCCCTCGGACCAGGGCGGCACGGACCAACCGGAGCCGCCCTCGAAGTGGTCCAAGGAGCAGCCCCCGCCCGGCCAGTGGTCCGCTCCCAGCCCGCAAGCCCCCGGCCAGACCCCGCCACCACCTCCGCCCGGCCCGGGCTGGGGCGGCCAACGCCCCGGAGTCCCCTCCGGTGGCGGAGGCCAGGGAGGCGGACACGGCGGCTGGGGAGGTCCCGGTCGTGGATACGGCGGCCCCGGAGGTCCCGCCGGCTGGGGAGGCAACTGGGGCGGACCGCCGCCCGCCGCCAAGCCCGGCGTGATCCCGCTTCGCCCGCTGGGCGTCGGCGAGATCCTCGACGGCGCAGTCTCCACGATGCGCACCTACTGGCGCACCGTCCTCGGTATCTCGCTGACCGTCGCGGTCGTCACGGAGATCGCGGTCATCCTGCTCCAAGGCTTCGTCCTGAACGACAGCGCCAGCACGGACGCCCTCAACGACCCGAGCGCCACCGTCGGCGAGCTGAGCCGCGCCCTGGGCGACACGATGCTGAGCTCCGGCGTCGTCCTGCTCATCACCCTGCTCGGCACCATCGTCGCCACAGCCCTGCTCACCTCGGTGACCAGCCGTGCGGTGCTCGGCAAGTCGGTGACCACGGCCGAGGCCTGGCGGGATGCCCGTCCTCAGCTGCCGAAGCTCTTCGGCCTGACCTTCCTGCTGCCGCTCATCGCCGTCGGGGTCATCGCCATCGGCACTCTGCCGGGCGTACTCGCCGCGCTGGCCGGTGCGGGCGACGCGGGCGTCACGCTCGCCGTCCTCGGCGGACTCGCCGCGGGCGTCGTCGCCCTCTGGCTGATGATCCGCTTCTCCCTCGCTTCTCCCGCCCTGATGCTGGAGAAGCAGAGCATCTGGAAGTCGATGAGCCGCTCCGCGAAGCTCGTGCGCGGCTCCTGGTGGCGGGTCTTCGGCATCCAGTTGCTCGCCACGATCATCGCCAACATCGTGGCGTCGATCGTCGTGATCCCCTTCGCCTTCCTCGCCGCGGCCCTGAGCGGCGACGGCGTCACCGGCTTCCTCAACAGCGGCAGCGGCAACCTCGGCTGGACGTTCCTGATCGTCAGCGGCGTCGGCTCGGTGATCGGATCCATGCTCACCTTCCCGATCACCGCGGGCGTCACCGTGCTCCTGTACATCGACCAGCGCATCCGCCGCGAGGCGCTCGACCTCGACCTGGCCCGCGCCGCCGGCGTCCAGGACTACGGCCCCGACGCCCCCGGCACCACTCCGGGGAGCTGA